From a region of the Solanum stenotomum isolate F172 chromosome 2, ASM1918654v1, whole genome shotgun sequence genome:
- the LOC125856602 gene encoding protein OBERON 3-like, whose protein sequence is MVSYKGKEKIVFDDQNEENNIWVDRNFLQLNEYKGNSSKRVAENEEIQTEITEKISKDGIFDLSSKRVAENEEIQAEIREKKLKDGIFDLSLSCPSISRSLQSVEPSNNNTRIGYFRNGSLSSCYSHPFSHNLSYSLTLSSKEDSEYSGEGVNWSVFSKFRPVEVRDCTLPGHPGGSSLALSCRLQVNKDNDVDRISSSDSNSYFSFEFPVRPTGDSRVRGSIEVGRALQFSQPERILAEIVSESVPLMAQILQELPDETVESTKDYLRSLIAIPEKKDLLVSLQNMLHRRSDLTVETLLECNTTQLQIFVAIKTGHRSFLSLENHLQATELIEIFSHERCRNIRCKSVLPADDCKCKICSRNNGFCSVCMCIVCSNFDYATNTCRWVGCDRCSHWCHAVCAVQRNLIKPGPSINGPSGTTEMQLHCLGCGHSSEMFGFVRDAYMHCSKDWGEETLIEELDYVRKIFNGSEDFKGKELHAITYGLRNRLEKKMISPSDACDFIFHFFKYTDGLSQFLLSSFPASIPLADEFPST, encoded by the exons ATGGTTAGTTATAAGggtaaagaaaaaattgtttttgatgATCAGAATGAGGAAAACAACATATGGGTAGATAGGAATTTTCTTCAGTTAAATGAGTATAAAGGGAATTCCTCTAAAAGGGTAGCTGAAAATGAGGAAATTCAGACAGAAATTACTGAAAAGATATCAAAAGATGGAATCTTTGATCTTTCCTCTAAAAGGGTAGCTGAGAATGAGGAGATTCAGGcagaaattagagaaaagaaGCTAAAAGATGGAATCTTTGATCTTTCTTTATCTTGCCCTAGCATTAGTAGGAGTTTACAATCAGTGGAACCATCAAATAACAACACAAGGATTGGGTATTTCAGGAATGGGTCCTTGTCGTCGTGTTATTCCCATCCGTTTTCCCATAACCTTAGCTACTCACTTACCCTGAGTTCAAAAGAGGATAGTGAGTATTCCGGGGAGGGAGTTAACTGGTCGGTTTTTAGCAAGTTTAGGCCAGTTGAAGTAAGGGATTGTACATTGCCAGGTCATCCTGGTGGAAGTAGTTTAGCTTTAAGTTGTAGACTGCAGGTCAATAAGGATAATGATGTTGATAGGATCAGTAGCTCGGATAGCAATTCATATTTCTCATTCGAGTTTCCTGTAAGACCTACTGGTGATTCGAGAGTAAGAGGAAGTATTGAAGTAGGAAGAGCACTCCAATTTTCTCAGCCTGAGAGAATCCTTGCGGAGATAGTTTCAGAGTCTGTTCCTCTTATGGCTCAGATTCTGCAGGAGCTTCCTGATGAAACGGTTGAATCAACAAAGGATTACTTGAGAAGCCTAATTGCAATTCCTGAGAAGAAAGACCTTTTGGTCAGCCTTCAGAATATGCTTCATCGGAGATCTGATCTTACTGTTGAGACTCTCTTAGAGTGTAATACGACTCAACTACAAATTTTTGTTGCCATAAAAACGGGCCATAGAAGTTTCTTATCTTTGGAAAATCACCTTCAAGCTACTGAATTGATTGAGATTTTTTCACATGAAAGGTGTCGGAACATACGATGCAAAAGTGTGTTACCTGCTGATGATTGTAAATGCAAAATTTGTTCGAGAAACAACGGATTCTGCTCTGTATGCATGTGTATAGTATGTTCTAACTTCGATTATGCCACTAATACTTGTCGTTGGGTAGGCTGTGACAGATGTTCACACTGGTGTCATGCTGTTTGCGCTGTTCAGAGAAATCTTATAAAGCCAGGTCCAAGTATCAATGGGCCATCTGGAACAACTGAGATGCAACTTCACTGTCTTGGTTGTGGTCATTCTAGTGAAATGTTTGGATTTGTTAGAGACGCATACATGCATTGTTCAAAGGACTGGGGTGAGGAAACTCTAATAGAAGAGCTTGATTATGTTCGAAAAATTTTCAATGGGAGTGAAGATTTTAAAGGCAAGGAGTTGCATGCTATAACTTATGGGTTGCGTAACAGGCTTGAGAAAAAGATGATCTCTCCTTCAGACGCCTGCGATttcatctttcatttttttaaat ACACGGATGGTTTGTCGCAGTTTCTTTTATCCAGTTTTCCTGCATCCATCCCTCTGGCTGATGAATTTCCTTCAACATAA
- the LOC125856365 gene encoding probable xyloglucan endotransglucosylase/hydrolase protein 28 — MVNFLLEFFIFCYVLVLVSGFSEKLETLPFHEGYSQLFGHDNLMVLQDGKSVHISLDERTGAGFVSQDLYLHGLFSASIKLPEDYTAGVVVAFYMSNGDMFEKNHDEIDFEFLGNIRAKNWRIQTNIYGNGSTNVGREERYGLWFDPTEDFHTYTILWTDSHIIFYVDNVPIREIKRTQAMGGDFPSKPMSLYATIWDGSSWATKGGKYKVNYKYAPYVAKFSDFVLHGCAVDPIELSLKCDIVQNSASIPTEISPDQRQKMERFRKKHLQYSYCYDRTRYKVPLSECVVDPKEANRLRGFDPVTFGGVPRHHNKRHHQRQSRREDTSAK; from the exons atggTGAATTTTCTTCtggaattttttatattttgctaTGTTCTTGTATTAGTTTCTGGATTTTCAGAAAAGCTCGAAACATTGCCGTTTCATGAAGGATATTCACAACTTTTTGGTCATGATAATCTTATGGTCCTTCAAGATGGAAAATCAGTTCATATCTCTCTAGATGAAAGAACAg GAGCTGGATTTGTATCACAAGACTTGTACCTTCATGGCTTGTTCAGTGCTTCTATTAAATTACCAGAAGATTACACTGCTGGAGTGGTTGTTGCATTTTAT ATGTCAAATGGAGACATGTTTGAGAAGAATCATGATGAAATTGACTTTGAGTTCTTGGGAAATATTAGAGCAAAAAATTGGAGAATTCAAACTAATATTTATGGAAATGGTAGCACAAATGTTGGTAGAGAAGAAAGATATGGACTTTGGTTTGATCCAACTGAAGATTTTCATACATACACAATTCTTTGGACTGACAGCCACATCAT CTTTTATGTAGATAATGTACCTATAAGAGAGATCAAGAGGACACAAGCAATGGGTGGGGACTTCCCTTCTAAGCCAATGTCTTTATATGCTACAATATGGGATGGTTCTAGTTGGGCTACCAAAGGGGGAAAATACAAAGTCAATTACAAATATGCCCCTTACGTCGCCAAGTTCTCCGATTTCGTCCTCCACGGATGTGCAGTTGATCCAATTGAATTGTCTCTCAAATGTGACATTGTGCAGAATTCTGCATCCATTCCAACTGAAATATCCCCTGATCAAAGACAAAAAATGGAGAGGTTTCGAAAAAAGCACTTGCAATATTCATACTGCTATGACCGGACACGATACAAGGTCCCTCTATCTGAATGTGTAGTTGATCCTAAGGAAGCTAATCGTCTCCGAGGATTTGACCCCGTGACCTTTGGTGGTGTCCCCCGTCATCACAACAAACGACACCACCAGAGGCAATCGAGGAGGGAAGATACGTCCGcgaaataa